One window of the Solibacillus isronensis genome contains the following:
- the yunB gene encoding sporulation protein YunB — MRFRKRKWNSYGRKKGKMHNAVTIVIVSILVMVCFSIYVINDRLMPTYLQYAEVQTFKVASYVVSKAINSRTSSVLDVNDVIVDLPTQSDDMITTKFNTEIINQVRAETTALVKEYLEQAENGDLSHLPNLENVEYDVGKMEAGDGIVFFVPLGQALNLPIIGNLGPKIPIRFHIIGNVNSNVESTVSEFGINNAIVEVNLLIGVNVQIIVPFASKSASVEQKIPIAIGLVRGTVPHIYSAGEGAQPSIEVPIPYE; from the coding sequence TTGCGTTTTCGTAAAAGAAAGTGGAATTCCTATGGCAGGAAAAAAGGTAAAATGCATAATGCCGTAACAATCGTTATCGTCAGTATTCTCGTTATGGTTTGTTTTAGTATATATGTTATTAACGATCGATTAATGCCAACCTATTTACAGTACGCCGAAGTCCAAACATTTAAAGTAGCTTCGTATGTTGTGAGTAAAGCAATTAATTCCAGAACATCAAGTGTACTTGATGTAAATGATGTCATCGTCGATTTACCTACACAATCAGACGATATGATTACAACAAAATTTAATACAGAAATCATTAACCAAGTTCGCGCAGAAACGACAGCATTAGTTAAAGAGTATCTAGAACAGGCCGAAAATGGAGATTTATCACATTTGCCTAATTTGGAAAATGTAGAATATGACGTAGGAAAAATGGAAGCAGGAGACGGAATCGTATTTTTTGTACCGTTAGGGCAGGCTTTAAACCTTCCGATTATCGGGAATTTAGGGCCGAAAATACCGATTCGCTTTCATATTATTGGGAATGTAAATAGCAATGTTGAATCCACAGTAAGTGAATTCGGTATAAATAATGCAATTGTAGAAGTGAATTTGCTCATTGGAGTTAATGTACAAATTATCGTGCCATTTGCTAGTAAATCTGCATCGGTTGAACAGAAAATTCCTATAGCAATTGGTTTAGTAAGAGGAACAGTGCCGCATATTTATAGTGCAGGTGAAGGGGCGCAGCCGTCTATCGAAGTACCAATCCCTTACGAATAG
- a CDS encoding HD-GYP domain-containing protein, protein MKEGMAVGRTIWNEAGHPLLHKNVIVTSRIIERLRDLNIHYLYIDDKLSAGIEIEETIAPLKRMEAVKNMAKSFENVKKAKRDQASYVLDQQSKVIGLIVDDIMNAIINSEEVLMVLTDAYLYDKYIYQHSFQVALYSIAIAKEMGYSYEDIRLIGIGAILHDVGKLLISPDILLKPSNLTDEEYDEMKNHARYGFDLLRNLHSVSLLVAHCAFQHHERIDGSGYPRGLVNNEIHPFAKIIAVADVFDALTSNRIYRKKMLPSEAISIIGRGDGKQFDAKVMEAFRRSIVHYANGSILLLSDGRRGIVSKQNLVDVARPWIRIFQENGKMLDATYEICLSDYPTVDIKKVDVDFDENIE, encoded by the coding sequence TTGAAAGAAGGTATGGCAGTCGGCAGAACTATTTGGAATGAAGCCGGTCATCCACTGCTTCATAAAAATGTCATAGTAACAAGCCGAATTATTGAAAGGCTGCGAGATCTGAATATTCATTATTTATACATTGATGACAAACTTTCAGCCGGAATCGAAATAGAAGAAACGATTGCACCGTTAAAAAGAATGGAAGCCGTTAAAAACATGGCGAAATCGTTTGAAAATGTAAAAAAAGCAAAACGGGATCAGGCATCCTATGTGCTGGATCAACAGTCCAAAGTAATTGGCTTAATTGTCGATGATATTATGAATGCCATTATTAATAGCGAGGAAGTATTAATGGTTCTGACTGATGCTTATTTGTATGACAAATATATTTACCAGCATTCATTCCAAGTAGCATTATATTCAATCGCGATTGCTAAAGAAATGGGCTATTCTTACGAAGACATACGATTAATTGGAATTGGGGCTATTTTACACGATGTGGGCAAGCTGCTTATTTCGCCTGATATTTTATTAAAGCCGAGTAACTTAACGGATGAAGAATACGACGAGATGAAGAATCACGCCCGTTACGGGTTTGACTTATTACGCAATTTACATTCAGTATCATTGCTTGTAGCACATTGCGCTTTTCAGCATCATGAACGAATTGATGGAAGCGGTTATCCACGGGGGCTTGTTAACAATGAAATTCATCCGTTTGCAAAAATTATCGCTGTTGCAGACGTGTTTGATGCATTGACATCCAATCGGATATACCGAAAGAAAATGTTGCCGTCAGAAGCGATTTCGATTATTGGTAGAGGCGACGGGAAGCAGTTTGATGCAAAGGTAATGGAGGCATTTAGACGGAGCATCGTCCATTACGCAAATGGATCAATTCTATTGCTGTCAGATGGACGACGTGGAATTGTATCAAAACAGAATCTTGTGGATGTGGCACGTCCTTGGATACGTATTTTCCAGGAAAATGGCAAAATGTTGGACGCTACATATGAAATATGTTTAAGTGATTACCCGACAGTCGACATTAAAAAAGTTGATGTAGATTTTGATGAAAATATAGAATAG
- a CDS encoding bifunctional metallophosphatase/5'-nucleotidase, protein MREVIHIFHTNDLHSHFTYWKRSQSFIQIQRQILADKGETSFLIDLGDHLDRSNLYTEATLGKGNIKMLNDADYDVVTIGNNEGITLSYNLLYHLYDDAKFDVVVANLYSQSEENPRWMKPYTILTTQYGTKIAVIAATAPFDLFYKELGWDVTNPRKELVKLAFELKEQADIIVCLSHLGITEDELLAQECPIIDVIFGSHTHHVFEKGKVENNVLLTGGGKFGQYTGQLTMEFDHASRKLVEKSDQLFENALLPTVEEEELWLSNLQKEAKAILEKPIFTLTKPYNKEWFHRSQLSDLFAECMYDYTEADCVMFNAGIFVEPLRKGLISTYDIHKIFPHPINICVVQITGNELKEIFTQSENEEWPRLELKGLGFRGIIFGKILNYGIEMTKQRELYINGQLMKPDRIYRLATLDLFTFGYFFPSFKYAKKQYLLPEFIRDVFKNYCIKKFQ, encoded by the coding sequence GTGCGAGAAGTAATTCATATATTCCATACGAATGATTTGCATAGTCATTTTACGTACTGGAAGCGCAGTCAGTCGTTTATTCAAATACAACGTCAAATACTGGCCGATAAAGGTGAAACTAGCTTCTTGATCGATTTAGGAGATCATTTGGACCGTTCAAATTTATATACAGAGGCAACACTGGGCAAGGGTAATATTAAAATGCTGAATGATGCAGATTATGATGTTGTGACAATTGGAAACAATGAAGGCATAACGCTGTCCTATAATTTGCTCTATCACCTATATGATGATGCAAAGTTCGATGTAGTTGTTGCAAATCTGTATTCACAATCAGAAGAAAATCCCCGGTGGATGAAACCTTACACAATATTGACTACCCAGTATGGCACCAAAATCGCTGTGATAGCTGCGACTGCTCCGTTTGACCTTTTCTATAAGGAGCTTGGGTGGGACGTAACAAACCCGCGTAAAGAGCTTGTGAAGCTTGCATTTGAATTAAAGGAGCAGGCGGATATAATTGTTTGTTTATCACATTTAGGGATTACCGAAGATGAATTGCTGGCACAGGAATGCCCGATTATCGATGTGATTTTCGGTTCGCACACACATCATGTGTTTGAAAAAGGTAAAGTGGAAAACAATGTACTTTTAACTGGAGGAGGTAAATTTGGGCAGTATACCGGTCAGTTAACGATGGAATTTGACCACGCGTCCCGTAAATTAGTAGAAAAATCAGATCAATTATTTGAAAACGCACTTTTACCAACTGTCGAAGAAGAAGAACTGTGGTTGTCCAATCTTCAAAAAGAAGCAAAGGCTATATTGGAAAAACCTATTTTCACGTTAACGAAACCTTACAACAAAGAATGGTTTCACCGTTCTCAATTATCGGATTTATTTGCAGAATGTATGTATGATTATACAGAAGCGGATTGTGTTATGTTCAATGCTGGAATTTTTGTCGAACCGCTGCGTAAAGGGCTAATTTCTACATATGATATTCATAAAATTTTTCCCCATCCGATAAATATATGTGTCGTGCAAATAACCGGCAATGAATTAAAAGAAATTTTCACTCAATCCGAAAATGAAGAATGGCCGCGTCTTGAATTAAAAGGCCTTGGTTTTAGAGGTATTATTTTCGGAAAAATATTGAATTATGGTATTGAAATGACGAAGCAGCGTGAGTTATATATAAACGGGCAACTCATGAAGCCAGATCGGATTTACCGATTAGCAACACTGGATCTGTTTACATTCGGTTATTTTTTCCCAAGCTTTAAATATGCGAAAAAACAATATTTACTACCGGAATTTATCCGGGATGTCTTTAAAAATTATTGTATAAAAAAGTTTCAGTAA
- a CDS encoding DUF72 domain-containing protein, with protein sequence MISIGLTGWGDHPEVYSEVTAAKDKLFDYSGHFPVVELDTSFYAIPSPANVEKWCKDTPDSFQFVVKAYQGMTGHLRDELPFETKNDMFNAFRNCADTFKKHGKLAMVLVQFPPWFDCQGKNVQYIRYIKQQLQGYPIAIEFRNQTWYSAEMKEKTLQFLKDHQLIHTVCDEPQAGSGSAPLVPIATSEKVLVRIHGRNVHGWRNIGHGENWRKVRFLYDYNEEELQKLAEEVKFLARQSKHVFVLFNNNSGGHAAKNAKRMQQILDLEFDGLAPKQLGLFEE encoded by the coding sequence ATGATTTCAATCGGCTTAACTGGTTGGGGAGATCACCCGGAAGTATATAGTGAAGTTACTGCAGCAAAAGATAAATTATTTGATTATAGCGGGCATTTCCCTGTCGTAGAATTAGATACGTCCTTTTATGCGATTCCTTCACCGGCAAATGTAGAAAAATGGTGTAAAGATACACCGGATAGCTTTCAATTTGTCGTAAAGGCTTATCAGGGCATGACAGGCCATTTACGCGATGAACTGCCATTTGAGACGAAAAATGATATGTTCAACGCATTCCGTAATTGTGCAGATACATTTAAAAAGCACGGTAAGCTTGCAATGGTACTAGTTCAATTTCCACCTTGGTTTGACTGCCAAGGAAAAAATGTTCAATATATTCGCTATATAAAGCAACAATTACAAGGGTATCCTATTGCTATTGAGTTTCGAAACCAAACTTGGTACAGTGCGGAAATGAAAGAAAAGACACTGCAATTTTTAAAAGACCATCAGTTGATTCATACAGTTTGTGATGAACCACAGGCAGGAAGCGGCTCCGCTCCTTTAGTACCAATCGCTACTAGTGAGAAGGTGCTCGTACGTATTCATGGGCGCAATGTTCATGGATGGCGAAATATAGGACATGGGGAAAACTGGCGCAAAGTGCGGTTTTTATATGATTATAATGAAGAAGAGCTGCAGAAACTTGCAGAGGAAGTTAAATTTTTGGCACGCCAATCAAAACATGTCTTCGTATTATTTAATAATAATTCGGGTGGGCATGCAGCGAAAAATGCAAAACGAATGCAGCAAATTCTTGATCTTGAATTTGATGGTTTAGCGCCAAAGCAATTAGGTCTTTTTGAAGAATAA
- a CDS encoding thioredoxin family protein: protein MSHHNNRKKEDKFMHILQSTEEFEQFKSSSAVIFEFTADWCGDCRFIDPFMPEVVEKFPEYKFVKVDRDKFLDLCIDLGIIGIPSFLAYENGTELGRFVSKDRKTQQEIENFISNLK from the coding sequence ATTTCACATCATAATAATAGAAAAAAGGAGGACAAGTTTATGCATATTTTACAATCAACAGAGGAATTCGAGCAATTTAAAAGCAGTTCAGCAGTTATTTTCGAATTTACAGCGGACTGGTGCGGAGATTGTCGTTTCATTGATCCGTTTATGCCGGAAGTCGTTGAAAAATTTCCGGAATATAAATTCGTTAAAGTAGACCGCGATAAGTTTTTAGATTTATGTATTGATTTAGGAATTATCGGTATTCCTAGCTTTTTAGCTTACGAAAACGGCACGGAGCTTGGACGTTTTGTCAGCAAAGACCGTAAAACACAACAGGAAATCGAAAACTTTATTTCCAACTTAAAATAG
- the sufB gene encoding Fe-S cluster assembly protein SufB: MAKKMPEIGDYKYGFHDKDVSIFRSERGLTADIVREISSMKEEPQWMLDYRLKALEKFYEMPMPQWGGDLASLNFDEITYYVKPSEATERSWDEVPEEIKATFDKLGIPEAEQKYLAGVSAQYESEVVYHNMKQDLTDLGIVFKDTDSALKENEEIFKKHWGTVIPYTDNKFAALNSAVWSGGSFIYMPKGVKLDTPLQAYFRINSENMGQFERTLIIVDEDASVHYVEGCTAPVYTTNSLHSAVVEIIVKKNAYCRYTTIQNWANNVYNLVTKRTVVEENGTMEWIDGNIGSKLTMKYPACILKGEGARGMTLSIAIAGKGQHQHAGAKMIHLAPNTSSTIVSKSIAKQGGKVTYLGQVKFGKNAKGARSNIECDTLIMDNESTSDTIPYNEILNDNVSLEHEAKVSKVSEEQLFYLMSRGVSEEEATEMIVMGFIEPFTKELPMEYAVEMNRLIKFEMEGSIG, encoded by the coding sequence ATGGCTAAAAAAATGCCTGAAATCGGCGATTACAAGTATGGCTTCCATGACAAGGACGTATCTATTTTCCGTTCTGAACGTGGACTTACAGCAGATATCGTTCGTGAAATCTCAAGTATGAAGGAAGAGCCGCAGTGGATGCTTGACTACCGCTTAAAAGCTCTTGAAAAATTCTATGAAATGCCAATGCCTCAATGGGGCGGTGACCTAGCGTCATTAAACTTCGATGAAATTACGTATTATGTAAAACCATCTGAAGCAACTGAACGTTCTTGGGATGAAGTACCTGAAGAAATCAAAGCAACATTCGATAAATTAGGTATCCCGGAAGCTGAACAAAAATATCTTGCAGGTGTATCTGCTCAGTATGAATCTGAAGTAGTTTACCACAACATGAAACAAGACCTTACAGATTTAGGTATTGTCTTCAAAGATACTGACTCAGCATTAAAAGAAAACGAAGAAATCTTCAAAAAACACTGGGGTACAGTAATCCCTTATACAGATAACAAATTCGCAGCATTAAACTCTGCAGTTTGGTCTGGTGGTTCATTTATTTATATGCCTAAAGGCGTTAAATTAGACACACCATTACAAGCATACTTCCGTATTAACTCTGAAAACATGGGTCAATTCGAACGTACGCTAATTATCGTAGACGAAGATGCATCTGTACACTACGTAGAAGGTTGTACAGCGCCTGTTTACACAACAAACTCTCTACACTCGGCTGTAGTAGAAATCATCGTTAAAAAGAACGCTTACTGCCGTTACACAACGATTCAAAACTGGGCGAACAACGTATATAACCTTGTTACAAAACGTACAGTTGTTGAAGAAAACGGTACAATGGAATGGATCGACGGAAACATCGGTTCAAAATTAACAATGAAATACCCTGCTTGTATCCTTAAAGGTGAAGGCGCACGTGGTATGACATTATCAATTGCCATTGCAGGTAAAGGTCAACACCAACACGCTGGTGCGAAAATGATTCACTTAGCACCAAACACATCTTCAACAATCGTTTCAAAATCGATTGCTAAGCAAGGTGGTAAAGTTACGTATCTTGGTCAAGTAAAATTCGGTAAAAATGCTAAAGGTGCACGTTCAAACATCGAGTGTGACACATTAATCATGGATAACGAATCTACTTCTGATACAATTCCATACAACGAAATCTTAAATGATAACGTATCTTTAGAGCACGAAGCGAAAGTTTCTAAAGTATCTGAAGAGCAATTGTTCTACTTAATGAGCCGTGGTGTTTCTGAAGAAGAAGCGACAGAAATGATCGTAATGGGCTTCATCGAGCCATTCACAAAAGAATTACCAATGGAATATGCAGTAGAAATGAACCGTCTAATCAAGTTCGAGATGGAAGGTTCAATCGGATAA
- the sufU gene encoding Fe-S cluster assembly sulfur transfer protein SufU produces MSFNNLDQLYRSVIMDHYKNPRNKGSLEENSVTIDMNNPTCGDRIHLTLKLNDGIVEDAKFDGEGCSISMSSASMMTQIVKGKKLDEALELADIFSKMMLGEDFDDEKYDLGDVEALQGVAKFPARIKCATLAWKAMEKGVNNEKK; encoded by the coding sequence ATGTCTTTTAATAATTTAGATCAACTTTATCGTTCCGTAATTATGGATCACTATAAAAACCCTCGTAACAAAGGGTCTCTTGAAGAAAACAGTGTGACAATCGATATGAATAACCCTACATGCGGTGACCGTATCCATTTAACATTGAAGCTGAACGATGGTATCGTGGAAGATGCGAAGTTCGATGGGGAAGGCTGTTCAATCTCCATGTCTTCAGCATCTATGATGACTCAAATCGTTAAAGGAAAAAAATTGGACGAAGCTTTGGAACTGGCTGATATTTTCTCAAAAATGATGCTGGGCGAAGACTTTGACGATGAAAAGTACGATCTTGGGGATGTTGAAGCGCTGCAAGGTGTGGCAAAATTCCCGGCACGTATAAAATGCGCTACATTAGCTTGGAAAGCGATGGAAAAAGGCGTAAACAACGAAAAGAAATAA
- a CDS encoding cysteine desulfurase codes for MIPNDIKSYFPILNQEVNGHPLVYLDSAATSQKPIQVIEAISNYYNLDNSNVHRGVHTLGNRATDSYEGAREKVRKFINASSTQEVIFTRGTTTALNTVAAGYGRQNIQEGDEIVITYMEHHSNIIPWQQLAKEKGAVLKYIDLEADGTISLEKVRETITPQTKIVSMMYVSNVLGTINPIKEVAQIAHANGAVVVADLAQAAPHMKIDIQDLDVDFAAFSGHKMCAPTGIGVLYGKKALLEEMEPVEFGGEMIDFVGLNESTWKELPWKFEGGTPIIASAIGLGAAIDFLEEIGLDNIAAHEHKLVGYAMDQLETIDGLQIFGPRDPMKRCGLVTFNLDDVHPHDVATVLDMSGIAVRAGHHCAQPLMKWLQVTATARASFYMYNDEEDVDRLVAGLRSAKEYFGDVF; via the coding sequence ATGATACCTAACGATATTAAAAGTTATTTTCCAATTTTAAATCAGGAAGTCAATGGACATCCTTTAGTTTATTTGGATAGTGCGGCTACATCTCAAAAGCCAATTCAAGTAATTGAAGCAATCTCAAATTACTATAATTTAGATAACTCAAACGTTCACCGAGGTGTCCATACACTTGGTAACCGTGCAACGGATTCCTATGAAGGTGCACGTGAAAAAGTTCGTAAATTCATTAATGCTAGTTCAACACAAGAAGTAATTTTCACTCGTGGTACAACAACAGCACTTAATACGGTTGCTGCAGGCTATGGTCGCCAGAATATACAAGAAGGTGATGAAATTGTCATTACGTACATGGAACACCATTCAAACATTATTCCTTGGCAACAGCTTGCAAAAGAAAAAGGCGCGGTATTGAAATATATCGACCTTGAAGCAGACGGTACAATTTCATTGGAAAAAGTACGTGAAACAATAACGCCACAAACGAAAATTGTTTCTATGATGTATGTTTCCAACGTATTAGGTACAATCAATCCTATTAAAGAAGTTGCACAAATTGCCCATGCAAATGGTGCGGTAGTAGTTGCTGATTTAGCTCAGGCAGCACCGCATATGAAGATCGATATTCAAGATTTGGATGTTGACTTCGCAGCATTTTCAGGACATAAAATGTGTGCACCTACTGGAATTGGGGTACTATATGGTAAAAAGGCGCTTCTTGAAGAAATGGAACCAGTAGAGTTTGGCGGCGAAATGATTGATTTCGTAGGTTTAAATGAATCAACATGGAAAGAGTTACCGTGGAAATTCGAGGGTGGTACACCGATCATTGCAAGTGCAATTGGTTTAGGTGCTGCAATCGACTTTTTAGAGGAAATCGGTTTAGACAATATTGCAGCCCACGAACATAAGTTGGTAGGTTATGCAATGGATCAATTGGAAACGATTGATGGTCTTCAGATTTTCGGACCACGTGACCCAATGAAACGATGCGGACTTGTTACATTCAATCTAGATGACGTACATCCACATGATGTCGCGACAGTATTGGATATGAGTGGAATCGCTGTTCGTGCAGGACATCATTGCGCCCAACCTTTAATGAAATGGCTTCAAGTAACAGCAACAGCTCGAGCAAGCTTCTACATGTACAATGATGAAGAAGATGTTGATCGTTTAGTTGCAGGATTGCGCTCAGCGAAGGAGTATTTTGGCGATGTCTTTTAA
- the sufD gene encoding Fe-S cluster assembly protein SufD has product MTVETKLALSAEEVRSFSQKHAEPATFADFRVSAMEKAAALDLPKPDRTNISKWNFIDFPNHTVESAPFNSLEELPLEVKSVVDIETQENLYIQRNNTPAYIKVSEELKNKGVIFTDIQTAVRDHKDLVEKYFMTTAVKVDEHKLTAYHAALVNGGIFVYVPRNVVIEAPLQVVFLNDDAEASLFNHVLVVAEESSAVTYVETYISTFDEAHGQVNVVTEVIAKDNAQVTFGAVDNLAHGYTAYVNRRGHAERDAKIDWALGLMTNSDTIYENTTNLVGDNSTSDFKMVTVGSGDQKLNFTTLIRQWGKNSDGQILKHGVMKDSAQSIFNGIGHIMHGGTKANAEQESRVLMLSEGARGDANPILLIDEDDVTAGHAASVGRVDPTQLYYLMSRGISKAEAERLVIHGFLAPVVAKLPIEGVKKQLTEVIERKVR; this is encoded by the coding sequence ATGACGGTTGAAACAAAATTAGCGTTATCAGCAGAAGAAGTACGCTCGTTCTCGCAAAAACATGCTGAACCAGCAACATTTGCTGATTTCCGTGTGAGCGCAATGGAAAAAGCTGCTGCGCTTGACTTACCAAAACCAGACAGAACGAACATTAGCAAGTGGAACTTCATTGATTTCCCGAACCACACAGTAGAAAGCGCTCCATTCAATTCATTGGAAGAGCTGCCTTTAGAGGTGAAATCAGTAGTTGATATTGAAACACAAGAAAACCTGTATATCCAACGCAACAATACACCAGCGTACATTAAAGTTTCAGAAGAACTGAAAAACAAAGGTGTAATTTTCACGGATATTCAAACAGCGGTTCGCGATCATAAAGATTTAGTAGAAAAATACTTTATGACGACAGCTGTAAAAGTGGACGAGCATAAATTAACTGCTTACCATGCAGCACTAGTAAACGGCGGTATTTTCGTATACGTGCCACGCAACGTTGTAATCGAAGCACCTCTACAAGTTGTATTTTTAAATGACGATGCAGAAGCTTCATTATTTAACCACGTGTTAGTAGTAGCAGAAGAATCTTCGGCTGTTACTTATGTTGAAACTTACATTTCTACATTTGATGAAGCACATGGTCAAGTAAACGTTGTAACAGAAGTAATCGCAAAAGATAATGCACAAGTAACATTCGGTGCAGTAGACAACTTGGCACATGGCTATACTGCTTATGTAAACCGCCGTGGACATGCTGAGCGCGATGCAAAAATTGACTGGGCATTAGGTTTAATGACAAACTCAGATACAATTTATGAAAATACTACAAACTTAGTTGGCGATAACTCTACTTCAGATTTCAAAATGGTAACAGTAGGTAGCGGAGATCAAAAACTTAACTTCACAACATTAATCCGTCAATGGGGTAAAAATTCCGACGGTCAAATTTTAAAACACGGTGTAATGAAAGATTCTGCACAGTCAATCTTTAACGGAATCGGTCATATTATGCATGGTGGTACAAAAGCAAACGCAGAACAAGAGTCTCGCGTACTGATGCTTTCAGAAGGGGCACGCGGTGACGCTAACCCGATTCTGTTAATTGATGAAGACGATGTAACAGCAGGACACGCGGCATCTGTTGGACGTGTTGACCCAACTCAACTGTACTACTTAATGAGTCGTGGTATTTCTAAAGCAGAAGCAGAGCGCCTTGTAATTCACGGATTCCTTGCGCCAGTTGTTGCTAAATTGCCAATCGAAGGCGTTAAAAAGCAGCTGACGGAGGTTATCGAAAGGAAAGTTCGATAA
- the sufC gene encoding Fe-S cluster assembly ATPase SufC, with protein sequence MSTLEIKDLHVEIDGKEILKGVNLTINTNEVHAIMGPNGTGKSTLASAIMGHPKYEVTSGEIYLDGENVLEMEVDERAQAGLFLAMQYPSEIPGVTNADFLRSAINARREEGQEISLMKFIRELDKTMEFLEMPEEMSQRYLNEGFSGGEKKRNEILQMMMIKPTFGILDEIDSGLDIDALKVVSKGINEMRGEGFGCLMITHYQRLLNYITPDHVHVMMQGKVVKSGGAELAQRLEAEGYEWIKAELGIEDTEEVTEA encoded by the coding sequence ATGTCAACATTAGAAATTAAAGATCTTCACGTTGAAATCGACGGAAAAGAGATTTTAAAAGGTGTAAATCTAACTATCAATACAAACGAAGTACATGCGATCATGGGTCCTAACGGTACTGGTAAATCGACATTAGCTTCTGCAATTATGGGTCACCCAAAATATGAAGTAACATCAGGCGAAATCTACCTTGATGGTGAAAATGTATTAGAAATGGAAGTAGATGAGCGTGCACAAGCTGGTTTATTCCTTGCTATGCAATACCCATCAGAAATTCCTGGTGTAACAAACGCCGACTTCTTACGTTCAGCTATTAACGCTCGTCGTGAAGAAGGACAAGAAATCTCATTAATGAAATTCATCCGTGAATTAGATAAAACAATGGAATTCTTAGAAATGCCTGAAGAAATGTCTCAACGTTACTTAAACGAAGGTTTCTCTGGCGGTGAGAAAAAACGTAACGAAATTCTACAAATGATGATGATCAAACCAACATTCGGTATTTTAGATGAAATCGACTCTGGTTTAGATATCGATGCATTAAAAGTAGTTTCAAAAGGTATTAACGAAATGCGCGGCGAAGGTTTCGGCTGCCTAATGATCACTCACTACCAACGTTTATTAAACTACATCACACCTGACCATGTTCACGTAATGATGCAAGGTAAAGTTGTAAAATCAGGTGGTGCTGAATTAGCACAACGCTTGGAAGCAGAAGGTTATGAGTGGATTAAAGCTGAATTAGGTATTGAAGATACTGAAGAAGTAACAGAAGCATAA